In Apis cerana isolate GH-2021 linkage group LG6, AcerK_1.0, whole genome shotgun sequence, the following are encoded in one genomic region:
- the LOC107994079 gene encoding cleavage and polyadenylation specificity factor subunit 6 isoform X1, translating to MADGDIDLYADDLEQDFAQDEFAGDGVDLYDDVIAAPAGGNGGVSTGNSGDGGGDTTSPNEETNGSAPYHQLGNNIQPNQIGRRHQLYVGNLTWWTSDQDITDAVQSIGVSDFVEVKFFENRANGQSKGFCVISLGSEQSMRICMERLPKKELHGQNPVVTFPTKQALNQFESQCKTRPAPAPQQSQSQRPHNPHQHQPPMPPHQQHPQHPQHPQHSQQNHGPRMMMGPPQGVRPQRMPPPGMGPPGPGGPGQQGPPRMHGPPMGPGPGPHHPLPGHPNQGPPPPGYQQGPWNGPRPNGPPGPPRGPNGPGGPPQQGPPGPGPGQHRPPGMSCSRDLSEASYHIPQIEIESSFVSIRQFHGGPPGPPGQGPPRGPPGHPGGPPGDPRGAKPRPEWNRPPGMHHGPQGPPGFPQHQHMQGPQPGQGPPQRGPPPGSMGGMLPGPGGPPPGHGGPPQGPPQGPPGGPAPHVNPAFFPQGPPHQHPGQHPPGPPGPPHGPPHGPPHGPPHGPPHGPPHGQPHGPPHVPPHGYGPPAAQPPYGAPGPDHRPEGPPPLTEQEFEEIMGRNRTVSSSAIARAVSDAAAGEYASAIETLVTAISLIKQSKVAADDRCKILISSLQDTLRGVETKSYGSARRERSRSRDRERSHRRRRERSRSRDREYRERSRDRDRERDRERDRERERDRDRDRERYYSEPYPRERSRSRERDRERERDREYRERSREESTTRQSARPRVKEEPPETAPVSSSKASRYYDDRYRERERDRDRERESSRRPSEREREPERERERERERDRRDERGDSSHRSRH from the exons ATGGCGGACGGTGACATTGATTTGTACGCCGACGATCTCGAGCAAGATTTCGCGCAG GATGAGTTTGCTGGCGATGGTGTTGATTTATATGATGACGTGATAGCAGCTCCTGCTGGTGGTAATGGTGGTGTTTCTACAGGAAATAGTGGAGATGGTGGAGGTGATACTACTTCACCAAATGAAGAAACAAATGGTAGTGCACCTTACCATCAACTTGGAAATAACATCCAGCCAAATCAAATTGGAAGACGTCATCAATTATATGTTGGAAATTTGACTTGG TGGACAAGTGATCAAGATATAACTGATGCAGTACAAAGTATTGGTGTATCAGATTTTGTTGAAGTAAAGTTCTTTGAAAATCGAGCCAATGGACAATCAAAGGGTTTCTGTGTAATATCTTTGGGTTCAGAACAAAGCATGAGAATATGTATGGAAAGATTacctaaaaaagaattacatgGACAGAATCCTGTAGTAACATTTCCTACTAAACAAGCACTGAATCAA TTTGAGTCTCAGTGTAAGACACGTCCAGCTCCGGCTCCTCAACAAAGTCAGAGTCAACGCCCTCATAATCCACATCAACATCAGCCACCAATGCCACCTCATCAGCAGCATCCACAACATCCTCAACATCCTCAACATTCGCAACAAAATCATGGTCCTAGAATGATGATGGGTCCTCCACAGGGCGTGAGACCACAAAGAATGCCACCTCCAGGCATGGGTCCACCAGGTCCAGGTGGACCTGGTCAACAAGGTCCACCTCGTATGCATGGTCCACCAATGGGTCCAGGACCTGGACCACATCATCCTTTACCTGGACATCCTAATCAAGGTCCACCACCTCCTGGCTATCAGCAAGGGCCATGGAATGGACCAAGACCTAATGGTCCACCTGGACCACCAAGAGGTCCAAATGGACCTGGTGGTCCACCTCAGCAAGGACCTCCAGGACCAGGTCCTGGTCAACATCGACCTCCTGGAAtg AGTTGCTCTAGAGACCTTTCAGAAGCCAGTTACCATATACCACAG attgaAATAGAGTCTTCGTTTGTGTCCATTCGACAATTTCATGGTGGTCCGCCTGGTCCGCCTGGTCAAGGACCTCCACGTGGTCCACCTGGACATCCTGGTGGACCTCCAGGTGATCCAAGAGGTGCTAAACCACGTCCAGAATGGAATAGACCACCAg GAATGCATCATGGGCCTCAGGGACCACCAGGTTTCCCTCAACATCAACATATGCAAGGCCCTCAACCTGGTCAAGGCCCACCACAGAGAGGACCTCCTCCAGGTTCTATGGGTG GAATGTTACCAGGTCCAGGAGGACCACCACCTGGTCATGGAGGTCCACCTCAAGGACCACCACAAGGACCTCCAGGAGGACCTGCACCACATGTGAATCCAGCATTTTTCCCACAAGGACCACCTCATCAACATCCAGGACAACATCCACCAGGCCCTCCTGGTCCACCTCATGGACCACCTCATGGTCCACCACATGGTCCACCTCATGGTCCACCACATGGTCCACCTCATGGTCAACCACATGGTCCGCCCCATGTGCCTCCTCATGGTTATGGACCACCCGCAGCACAG cCACCTTATGGCGCACCAGGACCTGATCATCGTCCAGAAGGTCCTCCTCCTCTCACAGAACAAGAGTTTGAAGAAATTATGGGTAGAAATAGAACTGTTTCTTCTTCAGCAATTGCTCGAGCAGTATCTGATGCTGCGGCAGGAGAATATGCAAGCGCTATAGAGACCTTAGTTACGgctatttctttaataaaacaatccaAAGTTGCAGCAGATGATagatgtaaaatattgataagttCTCTTCAAGATACTTTACGTGGCGTCGAGACTAAGAGCTATGGATCTGCACGTAGGg AACGATCACGTTCACGTGATAGAGAACGCAGTCACAGAAGAAGACGTGAGAGATCAAGGAGTCGTGACAGAGAATACAGAGAAAGAAgtagagatagagatagagaacGTGATAGAGAACGTGAtcgtgaaagagaaagagatcgtGATCGTGACAGAGAACGTTATTACAGTGAACCATATCCACGGGAGAGATCAcgaagcagagagagagatcgtgaACGTGAAAGAGATCGCGAATATAGAGAACGAAGCAGAGAAGAAAG TACGACACGTCAGTCAGCCAGGCCAAGAGTAAAAGAAGAACCGCCAGAGACGGCTCCCGTCTCGTCTTCCAAGGCGTCTAg GTATTATGACGATCGCTACAGAGAGCGTGAACGAGACAGAGATCGAGAACGAGAATCAAGCCGAAGACCATcagagagagaacgagaacCGGAACGTGAACGAGAACGAGAACGAGAAAGAGATCGTCGCGACGAACGAGGAGATTCTTCACATCGTTCGAGGCATTAA
- the LOC107994079 gene encoding cleavage and polyadenylation specificity factor subunit 6 isoform X10, translated as MADGDIDLYADDLEQDFAQDEFAGDGVDLYDDVIAAPAGGNGGVSTGNSGDGGGDTTSPNEETNGSAPYHQLGNNIQPNQIGRRHQLYVGNLTWWTSDQDITDAVQSIGVSDFVEVKFFENRANGQSKGFCVISLGSEQSMRICMERLPKKELHGQNPVVTFPTKQALNQFESQCKTRPAPAPQQSQSQRPHNPHQHQPPMPPHQQHPQHPQHPQHSQQNHGPRMMMGPPQGVRPQRMPPPGMGPPGPGGPGQQGPPRMHGPPMGPGPGPHHPLPGHPNQGPPPPGYQQGPWNGPRPNGPPGPPRGPNGPGGPPQQGPPGPGPGQHRPPGMSCSRDLSEASYHIPQIEIESSFVSIRQFHGGPPGPPGQGPPRGPPGHPGGPPGDPRGAKPRPEWNRPPGPGGPPPGHGGPPQGPPQGPPGGPAPHVNPAFFPQGPPHQHPGQHPPGPPGPPHGPPHGPPHGPPHGPPHGPPHGQPHGPPHVPPHGYGPPAAQPPYGAPGPDHRPEGPPPLTEQEFEEIMGRNRTVSSSAIARAVSDAAAGEYASAIETLVTAISLIKQSKVAADDRCKILISSLQDTLRGVETKSYGSARRERSRSRDRERSHRRRRERSRSRDREYRERSRDRDRERDRERDRERERDRDRDRERYYSEPYPRERSRSRERDRERERDREYRERSREESTTRQSARPRVKEEPPETAPVSSSKASRYYDDRYRERERDRDRERESSRRPSEREREPERERERERERDRRDERGDSSHRSRH; from the exons ATGGCGGACGGTGACATTGATTTGTACGCCGACGATCTCGAGCAAGATTTCGCGCAG GATGAGTTTGCTGGCGATGGTGTTGATTTATATGATGACGTGATAGCAGCTCCTGCTGGTGGTAATGGTGGTGTTTCTACAGGAAATAGTGGAGATGGTGGAGGTGATACTACTTCACCAAATGAAGAAACAAATGGTAGTGCACCTTACCATCAACTTGGAAATAACATCCAGCCAAATCAAATTGGAAGACGTCATCAATTATATGTTGGAAATTTGACTTGG TGGACAAGTGATCAAGATATAACTGATGCAGTACAAAGTATTGGTGTATCAGATTTTGTTGAAGTAAAGTTCTTTGAAAATCGAGCCAATGGACAATCAAAGGGTTTCTGTGTAATATCTTTGGGTTCAGAACAAAGCATGAGAATATGTATGGAAAGATTacctaaaaaagaattacatgGACAGAATCCTGTAGTAACATTTCCTACTAAACAAGCACTGAATCAA TTTGAGTCTCAGTGTAAGACACGTCCAGCTCCGGCTCCTCAACAAAGTCAGAGTCAACGCCCTCATAATCCACATCAACATCAGCCACCAATGCCACCTCATCAGCAGCATCCACAACATCCTCAACATCCTCAACATTCGCAACAAAATCATGGTCCTAGAATGATGATGGGTCCTCCACAGGGCGTGAGACCACAAAGAATGCCACCTCCAGGCATGGGTCCACCAGGTCCAGGTGGACCTGGTCAACAAGGTCCACCTCGTATGCATGGTCCACCAATGGGTCCAGGACCTGGACCACATCATCCTTTACCTGGACATCCTAATCAAGGTCCACCACCTCCTGGCTATCAGCAAGGGCCATGGAATGGACCAAGACCTAATGGTCCACCTGGACCACCAAGAGGTCCAAATGGACCTGGTGGTCCACCTCAGCAAGGACCTCCAGGACCAGGTCCTGGTCAACATCGACCTCCTGGAAtg AGTTGCTCTAGAGACCTTTCAGAAGCCAGTTACCATATACCACAG attgaAATAGAGTCTTCGTTTGTGTCCATTCGACAATTTCATGGTGGTCCGCCTGGTCCGCCTGGTCAAGGACCTCCACGTGGTCCACCTGGACATCCTGGTGGACCTCCAGGTGATCCAAGAGGTGCTAAACCACGTCCAGAATGGAATAGACCACCAg GTCCAGGAGGACCACCACCTGGTCATGGAGGTCCACCTCAAGGACCACCACAAGGACCTCCAGGAGGACCTGCACCACATGTGAATCCAGCATTTTTCCCACAAGGACCACCTCATCAACATCCAGGACAACATCCACCAGGCCCTCCTGGTCCACCTCATGGACCACCTCATGGTCCACCACATGGTCCACCTCATGGTCCACCACATGGTCCACCTCATGGTCAACCACATGGTCCGCCCCATGTGCCTCCTCATGGTTATGGACCACCCGCAGCACAG cCACCTTATGGCGCACCAGGACCTGATCATCGTCCAGAAGGTCCTCCTCCTCTCACAGAACAAGAGTTTGAAGAAATTATGGGTAGAAATAGAACTGTTTCTTCTTCAGCAATTGCTCGAGCAGTATCTGATGCTGCGGCAGGAGAATATGCAAGCGCTATAGAGACCTTAGTTACGgctatttctttaataaaacaatccaAAGTTGCAGCAGATGATagatgtaaaatattgataagttCTCTTCAAGATACTTTACGTGGCGTCGAGACTAAGAGCTATGGATCTGCACGTAGGg AACGATCACGTTCACGTGATAGAGAACGCAGTCACAGAAGAAGACGTGAGAGATCAAGGAGTCGTGACAGAGAATACAGAGAAAGAAgtagagatagagatagagaacGTGATAGAGAACGTGAtcgtgaaagagaaagagatcgtGATCGTGACAGAGAACGTTATTACAGTGAACCATATCCACGGGAGAGATCAcgaagcagagagagagatcgtgaACGTGAAAGAGATCGCGAATATAGAGAACGAAGCAGAGAAGAAAG TACGACACGTCAGTCAGCCAGGCCAAGAGTAAAAGAAGAACCGCCAGAGACGGCTCCCGTCTCGTCTTCCAAGGCGTCTAg GTATTATGACGATCGCTACAGAGAGCGTGAACGAGACAGAGATCGAGAACGAGAATCAAGCCGAAGACCATcagagagagaacgagaacCGGAACGTGAACGAGAACGAGAACGAGAAAGAGATCGTCGCGACGAACGAGGAGATTCTTCACATCGTTCGAGGCATTAA
- the LOC107994079 gene encoding cleavage and polyadenylation specificity factor subunit 6 isoform X4 produces the protein MVLADEFAGDGVDLYDDVIAAPAGGNGGVSTGNSGDGGGDTTSPNEETNGSAPYHQLGNNIQPNQIGRRHQLYVGNLTWWTSDQDITDAVQSIGVSDFVEVKFFENRANGQSKGFCVISLGSEQSMRICMERLPKKELHGQNPVVTFPTKQALNQFESQCKTRPAPAPQQSQSQRPHNPHQHQPPMPPHQQHPQHPQHPQHSQQNHGPRMMMGPPQGVRPQRMPPPGMGPPGPGGPGQQGPPRMHGPPMGPGPGPHHPLPGHPNQGPPPPGYQQGPWNGPRPNGPPGPPRGPNGPGGPPQQGPPGPGPGQHRPPGMSCSRDLSEASYHIPQIEIESSFVSIRQFHGGPPGPPGQGPPRGPPGHPGGPPGDPRGAKPRPEWNRPPGMHHGPQGPPGFPQHQHMQGPQPGQGPPQRGPPPGSMGGMLPGPGGPPPGHGGPPQGPPQGPPGGPAPHVNPAFFPQGPPHQHPGQHPPGPPGPPHGPPHGPPHGPPHGPPHGPPHGQPHGPPHVPPHGYGPPAAQPPYGAPGPDHRPEGPPPLTEQEFEEIMGRNRTVSSSAIARAVSDAAAGEYASAIETLVTAISLIKQSKVAADDRCKILISSLQDTLRGVETKSYGSARRERSRSRDRERSHRRRRERSRSRDREYRERSRDRDRERDRERDRERERDRDRDRERYYSEPYPRERSRSRERDRERERDREYRERSREESTTRQSARPRVKEEPPETAPVSSSKASRYYDDRYRERERDRDRERESSRRPSEREREPERERERERERDRRDERGDSSHRSRH, from the exons ATGGTGTTAGCG GATGAGTTTGCTGGCGATGGTGTTGATTTATATGATGACGTGATAGCAGCTCCTGCTGGTGGTAATGGTGGTGTTTCTACAGGAAATAGTGGAGATGGTGGAGGTGATACTACTTCACCAAATGAAGAAACAAATGGTAGTGCACCTTACCATCAACTTGGAAATAACATCCAGCCAAATCAAATTGGAAGACGTCATCAATTATATGTTGGAAATTTGACTTGG TGGACAAGTGATCAAGATATAACTGATGCAGTACAAAGTATTGGTGTATCAGATTTTGTTGAAGTAAAGTTCTTTGAAAATCGAGCCAATGGACAATCAAAGGGTTTCTGTGTAATATCTTTGGGTTCAGAACAAAGCATGAGAATATGTATGGAAAGATTacctaaaaaagaattacatgGACAGAATCCTGTAGTAACATTTCCTACTAAACAAGCACTGAATCAA TTTGAGTCTCAGTGTAAGACACGTCCAGCTCCGGCTCCTCAACAAAGTCAGAGTCAACGCCCTCATAATCCACATCAACATCAGCCACCAATGCCACCTCATCAGCAGCATCCACAACATCCTCAACATCCTCAACATTCGCAACAAAATCATGGTCCTAGAATGATGATGGGTCCTCCACAGGGCGTGAGACCACAAAGAATGCCACCTCCAGGCATGGGTCCACCAGGTCCAGGTGGACCTGGTCAACAAGGTCCACCTCGTATGCATGGTCCACCAATGGGTCCAGGACCTGGACCACATCATCCTTTACCTGGACATCCTAATCAAGGTCCACCACCTCCTGGCTATCAGCAAGGGCCATGGAATGGACCAAGACCTAATGGTCCACCTGGACCACCAAGAGGTCCAAATGGACCTGGTGGTCCACCTCAGCAAGGACCTCCAGGACCAGGTCCTGGTCAACATCGACCTCCTGGAAtg AGTTGCTCTAGAGACCTTTCAGAAGCCAGTTACCATATACCACAG attgaAATAGAGTCTTCGTTTGTGTCCATTCGACAATTTCATGGTGGTCCGCCTGGTCCGCCTGGTCAAGGACCTCCACGTGGTCCACCTGGACATCCTGGTGGACCTCCAGGTGATCCAAGAGGTGCTAAACCACGTCCAGAATGGAATAGACCACCAg GAATGCATCATGGGCCTCAGGGACCACCAGGTTTCCCTCAACATCAACATATGCAAGGCCCTCAACCTGGTCAAGGCCCACCACAGAGAGGACCTCCTCCAGGTTCTATGGGTG GAATGTTACCAGGTCCAGGAGGACCACCACCTGGTCATGGAGGTCCACCTCAAGGACCACCACAAGGACCTCCAGGAGGACCTGCACCACATGTGAATCCAGCATTTTTCCCACAAGGACCACCTCATCAACATCCAGGACAACATCCACCAGGCCCTCCTGGTCCACCTCATGGACCACCTCATGGTCCACCACATGGTCCACCTCATGGTCCACCACATGGTCCACCTCATGGTCAACCACATGGTCCGCCCCATGTGCCTCCTCATGGTTATGGACCACCCGCAGCACAG cCACCTTATGGCGCACCAGGACCTGATCATCGTCCAGAAGGTCCTCCTCCTCTCACAGAACAAGAGTTTGAAGAAATTATGGGTAGAAATAGAACTGTTTCTTCTTCAGCAATTGCTCGAGCAGTATCTGATGCTGCGGCAGGAGAATATGCAAGCGCTATAGAGACCTTAGTTACGgctatttctttaataaaacaatccaAAGTTGCAGCAGATGATagatgtaaaatattgataagttCTCTTCAAGATACTTTACGTGGCGTCGAGACTAAGAGCTATGGATCTGCACGTAGGg AACGATCACGTTCACGTGATAGAGAACGCAGTCACAGAAGAAGACGTGAGAGATCAAGGAGTCGTGACAGAGAATACAGAGAAAGAAgtagagatagagatagagaacGTGATAGAGAACGTGAtcgtgaaagagaaagagatcgtGATCGTGACAGAGAACGTTATTACAGTGAACCATATCCACGGGAGAGATCAcgaagcagagagagagatcgtgaACGTGAAAGAGATCGCGAATATAGAGAACGAAGCAGAGAAGAAAG TACGACACGTCAGTCAGCCAGGCCAAGAGTAAAAGAAGAACCGCCAGAGACGGCTCCCGTCTCGTCTTCCAAGGCGTCTAg GTATTATGACGATCGCTACAGAGAGCGTGAACGAGACAGAGATCGAGAACGAGAATCAAGCCGAAGACCATcagagagagaacgagaacCGGAACGTGAACGAGAACGAGAACGAGAAAGAGATCGTCGCGACGAACGAGGAGATTCTTCACATCGTTCGAGGCATTAA
- the LOC107994079 gene encoding cleavage and polyadenylation specificity factor subunit 6 isoform X6 translates to MADGDIDLYADDLEQDFAQDEFAGDGVDLYDDVIAAPAGGNGGVSTGNSGDGGGDTTSPNEETNGSAPYHQLGNNIQPNQIGRRHQLYVGNLTWWTSDQDITDAVQSIGVSDFVEVKFFENRANGQSKGFCVISLGSEQSMRICMERLPKKELHGQNPVVTFPTKQALNQFESQCKTRPAPAPQQSQSQRPHNPHQHQPPMPPHQQHPQHPQHPQHSQQNHGPRMMMGPPQGVRPQRMPPPGMGPPGPGGPGQQGPPRMHGPPMGPGPGPHHPLPGHPNQGPPPPGYQQGPWNGPRPNGPPGPPRGPNGPGGPPQQGPPGPGPGQHRPPGMSCSRDLSEASYHIPQIEIESSFVSIRQFHGGPPGPPGQGPPRGPPGHPGGPPGDPRGAKPRPEWNRPPGMHHGPQGPPGFPQHQHMQGPQPGQGPPQRGPPPGSMGGMLPGPGGPPPGHGGPPQGPPQGPPGGPAPHVNPAFFPQGPPHQHPGQHPPGPPGPPHGPPHGPPHGPPHGPPHGPPHGQPHGPPHVPPHGYGPPAAQPPYGAPGPDHRPEGPPPLTEQEFEEIMGRNRTVSSSAIARAVSDAAAGEYASAIETLVTAISLIKQSKVAADDRCKILISSLQDTLRGVETKSYGSARRERSRSRDRERSHRRRRERSRSRDREYRERSRDRDRERDRERDRERERDRDRDRERYYSEPYPRERSRSRERDRERERDREYRERSREERYYDDRYRERERDRDRERESSRRPSEREREPERERERERERDRRDERGDSSHRSRH, encoded by the exons ATGGCGGACGGTGACATTGATTTGTACGCCGACGATCTCGAGCAAGATTTCGCGCAG GATGAGTTTGCTGGCGATGGTGTTGATTTATATGATGACGTGATAGCAGCTCCTGCTGGTGGTAATGGTGGTGTTTCTACAGGAAATAGTGGAGATGGTGGAGGTGATACTACTTCACCAAATGAAGAAACAAATGGTAGTGCACCTTACCATCAACTTGGAAATAACATCCAGCCAAATCAAATTGGAAGACGTCATCAATTATATGTTGGAAATTTGACTTGG TGGACAAGTGATCAAGATATAACTGATGCAGTACAAAGTATTGGTGTATCAGATTTTGTTGAAGTAAAGTTCTTTGAAAATCGAGCCAATGGACAATCAAAGGGTTTCTGTGTAATATCTTTGGGTTCAGAACAAAGCATGAGAATATGTATGGAAAGATTacctaaaaaagaattacatgGACAGAATCCTGTAGTAACATTTCCTACTAAACAAGCACTGAATCAA TTTGAGTCTCAGTGTAAGACACGTCCAGCTCCGGCTCCTCAACAAAGTCAGAGTCAACGCCCTCATAATCCACATCAACATCAGCCACCAATGCCACCTCATCAGCAGCATCCACAACATCCTCAACATCCTCAACATTCGCAACAAAATCATGGTCCTAGAATGATGATGGGTCCTCCACAGGGCGTGAGACCACAAAGAATGCCACCTCCAGGCATGGGTCCACCAGGTCCAGGTGGACCTGGTCAACAAGGTCCACCTCGTATGCATGGTCCACCAATGGGTCCAGGACCTGGACCACATCATCCTTTACCTGGACATCCTAATCAAGGTCCACCACCTCCTGGCTATCAGCAAGGGCCATGGAATGGACCAAGACCTAATGGTCCACCTGGACCACCAAGAGGTCCAAATGGACCTGGTGGTCCACCTCAGCAAGGACCTCCAGGACCAGGTCCTGGTCAACATCGACCTCCTGGAAtg AGTTGCTCTAGAGACCTTTCAGAAGCCAGTTACCATATACCACAG attgaAATAGAGTCTTCGTTTGTGTCCATTCGACAATTTCATGGTGGTCCGCCTGGTCCGCCTGGTCAAGGACCTCCACGTGGTCCACCTGGACATCCTGGTGGACCTCCAGGTGATCCAAGAGGTGCTAAACCACGTCCAGAATGGAATAGACCACCAg GAATGCATCATGGGCCTCAGGGACCACCAGGTTTCCCTCAACATCAACATATGCAAGGCCCTCAACCTGGTCAAGGCCCACCACAGAGAGGACCTCCTCCAGGTTCTATGGGTG GAATGTTACCAGGTCCAGGAGGACCACCACCTGGTCATGGAGGTCCACCTCAAGGACCACCACAAGGACCTCCAGGAGGACCTGCACCACATGTGAATCCAGCATTTTTCCCACAAGGACCACCTCATCAACATCCAGGACAACATCCACCAGGCCCTCCTGGTCCACCTCATGGACCACCTCATGGTCCACCACATGGTCCACCTCATGGTCCACCACATGGTCCACCTCATGGTCAACCACATGGTCCGCCCCATGTGCCTCCTCATGGTTATGGACCACCCGCAGCACAG cCACCTTATGGCGCACCAGGACCTGATCATCGTCCAGAAGGTCCTCCTCCTCTCACAGAACAAGAGTTTGAAGAAATTATGGGTAGAAATAGAACTGTTTCTTCTTCAGCAATTGCTCGAGCAGTATCTGATGCTGCGGCAGGAGAATATGCAAGCGCTATAGAGACCTTAGTTACGgctatttctttaataaaacaatccaAAGTTGCAGCAGATGATagatgtaaaatattgataagttCTCTTCAAGATACTTTACGTGGCGTCGAGACTAAGAGCTATGGATCTGCACGTAGGg AACGATCACGTTCACGTGATAGAGAACGCAGTCACAGAAGAAGACGTGAGAGATCAAGGAGTCGTGACAGAGAATACAGAGAAAGAAgtagagatagagatagagaacGTGATAGAGAACGTGAtcgtgaaagagaaagagatcgtGATCGTGACAGAGAACGTTATTACAGTGAACCATATCCACGGGAGAGATCAcgaagcagagagagagatcgtgaACGTGAAAGAGATCGCGAATATAGAGAACGAAGCAGAGAAGAAAG GTATTATGACGATCGCTACAGAGAGCGTGAACGAGACAGAGATCGAGAACGAGAATCAAGCCGAAGACCATcagagagagaacgagaacCGGAACGTGAACGAGAACGAGAACGAGAAAGAGATCGTCGCGACGAACGAGGAGATTCTTCACATCGTTCGAGGCATTAA